One part of the Lotus japonicus ecotype B-129 chromosome 2, LjGifu_v1.2 genome encodes these proteins:
- the LOC130739595 gene encoding leucoanthocyanidin reductase-like: protein MVSTAATPPATAGRILIIGATGFMGQFMTKASLGLGRSTYLLLRPGSLTPSKAAIVKSFQDRGAKVIHGVINDKELMVKILKDYEIDVVISLVGGGNLMDQRTLVDAIKSVKTVKRFLPSEFGHDTDRANPVEPGLTMYKEKRLIRRLIEESGIPYTYICCNSIASWPYHDNCHPSKVPPPLDQFLIYGDGSVKAYFVDGNDIGKFTMKAIDDIRTRNKNVHFRPPSNCYSINELASLWEKIIGRKIPRAIVSAEDLLAAAAENCIPRSIVAAFTHDIFINGCQINFSIEGPNDIEIGTLYPDEKFRCLEECFKDFVPMTHDMNVHVGTTEINNNRKSLVEVAPITAMG, encoded by the exons ATGGTGTCAACGGCAGCCACTCCTCCGGCAACCGCAGGCCGAATACTGATCATCGGAGCAACCGGTTTCATGGGTCAGTTCATGACCAAGGCAAGTCTTGGCCTTGGACGCTCCACCTATCTGCTTCTAAGGCCAGGGTCTCTCACTCCCTCCAAGGCTGCCATTGTCAAAAGCTTTCAAGACAGGGGTGCTAAAGTCATTCAT GGTGTTATAAACGACAAGGAATTGATGGTGAAGATTTTGAAAGACTACGAGATAGACGTTGTCATTTCACTCGTAGGTGGAGGAAATCTCATGGATCAGCGTACACTTGTGGACGCCATTAAGTCTGTAAAGACGGTCAAG AGGTTTTTGCCTTCAGAGTTTGGGCATGATACAGACAGGGCTAATCCTGTGGAGCCAGGTCTAACAATGTACAAAGAGAAACGGTTGATTAGGCGATTGATTGAGGAATCTGGGATTCCCTACACCTACATTTGTTGCAACTCCATTGCTTCTTGGCCATACCATGACAATTGCCACCCATCCAAGGTTCCCCCACCTCTGGACCAGTTTCTTATCTATGGTGATGGCTCTGTCAAAG CATACTTTGTGGATGGCAATGATATTGGAAAGTTCACAATGAAAGCCATTGATGATATCAGAACAAGGAACAAAAATGTTCATTTTCGACCCCCAAGCAACTGTTACAGCATCAATGAGCTTGCTTCTTTATGGGAAAAGATTATTGGTCGCAAAATCCCCAGAGCCATCGTTTCAGCTGAAGATCTTCTTGCTGCAGCTGCAG AAAATTGTATCCCTCGAAGCATTGTAGCTGCGTTCACGCATGATATTTTCATCAATGGTTGCCAAATTAACTTCAGCATAGAGGGGCCTAATGACATTGAGATTGGGACTCTGTATCCTGATGAAAAATTTCGATGCTTGGAAGAATGCTTCAAGGACTTTGTCCCCATGACCCATGACATGAATGTTCATGTTGGAACAACTGAAATTAACAACAACAGGAAGTCTTTGGTAGAGGTAGCGCCAATCACTGCTATGGGCTGA
- the LOC130739596 gene encoding uncharacterized protein LOC130739596: MEQDPNPFLRHCKGQSNNSGSSRPLIPGPAGAIQAAMYARRSTPNTPLIPTQEIVRRVLDHGSTETDPDFNSHAWLSALQEWGIATPLGSLTANVERVENVVAVIKSCTPNGFGDAKVTLKDPTGAVDASIHRKAFTHSEFANDITVGSVLVLQKVAVFAPRGTVCYLNITLPNLVKVFPKDCGPHDFIDITEE, from the exons ATGGAACAAGACCCAAATCCATTCCTCCGCCATTGCAAAGGTCAAAGCAACAACTCtggcagctctcgtcctctcattcctggcccggctggcgccatccaggctgccatgtatgcCCGTAGATCCACCCCGAACACACCACTCATTCCGACCCAGGAAATCGTGAGGCGTGTGCTAGATCATGgatcaaccgaaaccgatcctgatttcaactcacatgcttggctatcagccctgcaagagtggggaatagccactccgctgggctctctgacagcgaacgttgagagggtggagaatgttgttgctgttatcaaatcttgcactcccaatggatttggagatgcgaaagttaccctcaag GACCCCACGGGTGCCGTTGATGCTAGCATCCACCGCAAGGCATTTACTCACAGTGAATTTGCGAatgacataactgttggatctgttctcgttctccaaaag gttgctgtgtttgcacctagaggaactgtttgttatcttaatataacattgcccaacctagtgaaggtattcccaaaagattgcggaccccatgacttcatcgatatcacagaggaataa
- the LOC130739594 gene encoding serine/threonine-protein phosphatase 7 long form homolog isoform X2, with protein sequence MKGGRKRSRSSTVDDAEDRHERLHASTRRGDHRAASQAVEASAPSPSPSATPAGAPSPCPSATPPSGGPSTTAPSGTPAEPQPHPTPVSPMVELPLEETSGEQSSSEPNGEESASETASETASEASGEEEEPLILQEEIDAADVVPDVVAEGGADDDLIQRVAPFPGGPEDLSLLAHYPDHKAPWTWQALLRTDPRYVDRRTLRVATVGGKVWNLPCDGDSEAHTAVRQLLQQTGLYHLPWCGLPETDPAVVLALVERWHEETSSFHMPFGEMTITLDDVSAILHLPTGSRFYTPGRGERDEVAALCAQLLGGSVAAYLAEFEAAGGQNIRFITLKTMYTSAMDGGRYEDAARIWLVNQLGATLFASKSGGYHTTIYWIGMLEDLGRVSEYAWGAIALASLYEQLSRASRRKTAQIGGFTSLVLSWAYEYISSSVIIRTEVPGYTQDQPRAQRWSTSRIAHSGLDERRVMLDELTVDDITWTPFEDHRDVRPRDPRALYSGYIRTPYGRSVSLHLPERVMRQFGFIQDIPRHPSEIQTTGSLAETADAAYAEFEPHLRSQGIPATYPGEAVEGYMRWYSRVSHVFIIPEDRREELSAVSAIRRGVELLEQSLEVPGAYAPGTQPRILTERALDLFRRSSFVGTQGVAFSAIRGAAAAGGRARGGRARGGRPRGGGARGGRARGEGDPGEGVRGGRARGPRGRRGRGRGE encoded by the exons atgaagggcgggagGAAGAGGTCTCGATCTTCTACAGTCGATGATGCAGAGGATCGCCACGagcgcttgcatgcttctacGCGGCGCGGCGACCATCGAGCAGCTAGTCAGGCGGTTGAGGCTTCGGCCCCGTCTCCGTCTCCGTCTGCTACTCCGGCCGGGGCTCCGTCTCCGTGTCCGTCTGCTACACCTCCGTCAGGTGGTCCATCTACTACAGCTCCGTCAGGTACTCCGGCTGAGCCTCAGCCTCATCCTACTCCGGTCTCTCCGATGGTTGAGTTACCTCTTGAGGAGACATCTGGCGAGCAGTCTTCTTCGGAGCCCAATGGCGAGGAGTCTGCTTCTGAGACTGCTTCTGAGACTGCTTCTGAGGccagtggtgaggaggaggagcctcttattctccaggaggagattgatgctgctgatgtTGTGCCAGATGTGGTGGCAGAGGGCGGCGCGGATGACGACCTCATCCAGAGGGTGGCACCGTTTCCCGGGGGGCCTGAGGATCTGTCGCTTCTTGCGCATTATCCTGACCACAAGGCTCCTTGGACGTGGCAGGCACTTCTTCGCACAGACCCGCGGTACGTGGACCGTCGGACATTGAGGGTGGCCACTGTTGGGGGGAAGGTATGGAACCTCCCCTGTGATGGCGATTCAGAGGCCCACACAGCTGTGCGACAGCTGCTGCAGCAGACGGGTTTGTATCACCTGCCTTGGTGCGGGTTACCGGAGACAGACCCAGCTGTCGTACTGGCCCTTGttgagagatggcatgaggagacgagtagcttccacatgccgttcggggagatgactatcaccctggacgatGTGTCAGCTATTCTCCATCTTCCCAcagggtcgaggttctacactCCGGGCAGAGGGGAGCGAGACGAGGTTGCAGCGCTCTGCGCCCAGCtcctgggaggatctgttgctgCTTATCTGGCTGAGTTTGAGGCGGCGGGTGGCCAGAACATTCGGTTCATTACTTTGAAGACCATGTACACGTCTGCTATGGATG ggggacgctatgaggatgctgctaggatctggctggtgaaccagcttggtGCCACCCTCTTTGCCAGCAAGAGTGGTGGTTACCACACTACTATCTACTGGATCGGGATGCTTGAGGACCTCGGTCGCGTGTCGGAGTACGCGTGGGGTGCGATTGCGCTGGCTTCGTTGTACGAACAGCTGAGTCGTGCTTCCCGCAGGAAGACAGCGCAGATCGGTGGGTTCACCTCCCTCGTGCTGTCATGGGCGTATGAGTACATATCCAGCAGCGTCATTATCAGGACGGAGGTCCCCGGCTAcacacaggaccagcctagggcgcagcggtggtccacgtctcggatcgcgcattccggactcgatgagagacgggtcatgctcgatgagcttacAGTGGATGATATCACATGGACCCCTTTTGAGGACCATCGAGATGTTCGACCGCGGGATCCCAGGGCCCTCTATTCCGGCTACATCCGGACACCTTACGGCCGGTCTGTGAGCCTACATCTACCAGAGCGGgttatgcgccagtttggcttcatacaggacatccctcgacacccctctgagatccagacgacggggtcccttgctgagaccgcagatgctgcctatgctgagtTTGAGCCGCACCTCCGCTCTCAGGGGATAcctgctacatatccgggagaggcggtggagggttacatgaggtggtatagcagagtgtcacatgtgttcatcatccctgaggataggagggaggagcttagtgccgtg tctgccatacgtaggggtgtggagttgttggagcagtccCTGGAGGTGCCAGGTGCTTATGCTCCAGGGACACAGCCCCGGATCCTCACGGAGAGGGCGCTCGATCTCTTTCGACGGAGTTCCTTCGTTGGTACCCAGGGAGTTGCCTTTTCTGCTATTCGAGGAGCCGCAGCTgcgggaggcagagctcgtggaggcagagctcgtggaggcagaccccgtggaggcggagctcgtggaggcagagctcgtggagagggtgatcctggagagggtgttcgtggaggtcgagctcgtggacccagaggtcgcagggggcggggtcggggagagtga
- the LOC130739594 gene encoding serine/threonine-protein phosphatase 7 long form homolog isoform X1: MLNLFAFHRRMKGGRKRSRSSTVDDAEDRHERLHASTRRGDHRAASQAVEASAPSPSPSATPAGAPSPCPSATPPSGGPSTTAPSGTPAEPQPHPTPVSPMVELPLEETSGEQSSSEPNGEESASETASETASEASGEEEEPLILQEEIDAADVVPDVVAEGGADDDLIQRVAPFPGGPEDLSLLAHYPDHKAPWTWQALLRTDPRYVDRRTLRVATVGGKVWNLPCDGDSEAHTAVRQLLQQTGLYHLPWCGLPETDPAVVLALVERWHEETSSFHMPFGEMTITLDDVSAILHLPTGSRFYTPGRGERDEVAALCAQLLGGSVAAYLAEFEAAGGQNIRFITLKTMYTSAMDGGRYEDAARIWLVNQLGATLFASKSGGYHTTIYWIGMLEDLGRVSEYAWGAIALASLYEQLSRASRRKTAQIGGFTSLVLSWAYEYISSSVIIRTEVPGYTQDQPRAQRWSTSRIAHSGLDERRVMLDELTVDDITWTPFEDHRDVRPRDPRALYSGYIRTPYGRSVSLHLPERVMRQFGFIQDIPRHPSEIQTTGSLAETADAAYAEFEPHLRSQGIPATYPGEAVEGYMRWYSRVSHVFIIPEDRREELSAVSAIRRGVELLEQSLEVPGAYAPGTQPRILTERALDLFRRSSFVGTQGVAFSAIRGAAAAGGRARGGRARGGRPRGGGARGGRARGEGDPGEGVRGGRARGPRGRRGRGRGE; this comes from the exons atgttaaatttgtttgcttttcataggagaatgaagggcgggagGAAGAGGTCTCGATCTTCTACAGTCGATGATGCAGAGGATCGCCACGagcgcttgcatgcttctacGCGGCGCGGCGACCATCGAGCAGCTAGTCAGGCGGTTGAGGCTTCGGCCCCGTCTCCGTCTCCGTCTGCTACTCCGGCCGGGGCTCCGTCTCCGTGTCCGTCTGCTACACCTCCGTCAGGTGGTCCATCTACTACAGCTCCGTCAGGTACTCCGGCTGAGCCTCAGCCTCATCCTACTCCGGTCTCTCCGATGGTTGAGTTACCTCTTGAGGAGACATCTGGCGAGCAGTCTTCTTCGGAGCCCAATGGCGAGGAGTCTGCTTCTGAGACTGCTTCTGAGACTGCTTCTGAGGccagtggtgaggaggaggagcctcttattctccaggaggagattgatgctgctgatgtTGTGCCAGATGTGGTGGCAGAGGGCGGCGCGGATGACGACCTCATCCAGAGGGTGGCACCGTTTCCCGGGGGGCCTGAGGATCTGTCGCTTCTTGCGCATTATCCTGACCACAAGGCTCCTTGGACGTGGCAGGCACTTCTTCGCACAGACCCGCGGTACGTGGACCGTCGGACATTGAGGGTGGCCACTGTTGGGGGGAAGGTATGGAACCTCCCCTGTGATGGCGATTCAGAGGCCCACACAGCTGTGCGACAGCTGCTGCAGCAGACGGGTTTGTATCACCTGCCTTGGTGCGGGTTACCGGAGACAGACCCAGCTGTCGTACTGGCCCTTGttgagagatggcatgaggagacgagtagcttccacatgccgttcggggagatgactatcaccctggacgatGTGTCAGCTATTCTCCATCTTCCCAcagggtcgaggttctacactCCGGGCAGAGGGGAGCGAGACGAGGTTGCAGCGCTCTGCGCCCAGCtcctgggaggatctgttgctgCTTATCTGGCTGAGTTTGAGGCGGCGGGTGGCCAGAACATTCGGTTCATTACTTTGAAGACCATGTACACGTCTGCTATGGATG ggggacgctatgaggatgctgctaggatctggctggtgaaccagcttggtGCCACCCTCTTTGCCAGCAAGAGTGGTGGTTACCACACTACTATCTACTGGATCGGGATGCTTGAGGACCTCGGTCGCGTGTCGGAGTACGCGTGGGGTGCGATTGCGCTGGCTTCGTTGTACGAACAGCTGAGTCGTGCTTCCCGCAGGAAGACAGCGCAGATCGGTGGGTTCACCTCCCTCGTGCTGTCATGGGCGTATGAGTACATATCCAGCAGCGTCATTATCAGGACGGAGGTCCCCGGCTAcacacaggaccagcctagggcgcagcggtggtccacgtctcggatcgcgcattccggactcgatgagagacgggtcatgctcgatgagcttacAGTGGATGATATCACATGGACCCCTTTTGAGGACCATCGAGATGTTCGACCGCGGGATCCCAGGGCCCTCTATTCCGGCTACATCCGGACACCTTACGGCCGGTCTGTGAGCCTACATCTACCAGAGCGGgttatgcgccagtttggcttcatacaggacatccctcgacacccctctgagatccagacgacggggtcccttgctgagaccgcagatgctgcctatgctgagtTTGAGCCGCACCTCCGCTCTCAGGGGATAcctgctacatatccgggagaggcggtggagggttacatgaggtggtatagcagagtgtcacatgtgttcatcatccctgaggataggagggaggagcttagtgccgtg tctgccatacgtaggggtgtggagttgttggagcagtccCTGGAGGTGCCAGGTGCTTATGCTCCAGGGACACAGCCCCGGATCCTCACGGAGAGGGCGCTCGATCTCTTTCGACGGAGTTCCTTCGTTGGTACCCAGGGAGTTGCCTTTTCTGCTATTCGAGGAGCCGCAGCTgcgggaggcagagctcgtggaggcagagctcgtggaggcagaccccgtggaggcggagctcgtggaggcagagctcgtggagagggtgatcctggagagggtgttcgtggaggtcgagctcgtggacccagaggtcgcagggggcggggtcggggagagtga
- the LOC130739592 gene encoding uncharacterized protein LOC130739592, with protein MSLICIILIRYSLHKFLHALFALFMPCFMPYALFILKQRFPLKDDLMKWVRDISMANNFVLVTTKSDSGAKGRKEYVILGCEKHGAYIPYREPDLVEGTSTQKTGCPFRLKGRRTKDDKGWWLKVMDGRHIHLAAESLVGHNYAGRLNSEAKEDVINQAKTWVPPRKMLASLKEKDPSNLTTIQQIYGVCKRFRQSVRGSLTEIQYLLKKLDGEKYVHFERNEPGSEVIRDIFWAHPNAVKLFNTFPYVVIMDCTYKTSKYKLPLLEIVGLTSTDKTYSIAFCYIGSETTEDYIWALECMKSLISDQSRLPRVIVTDRDLALLSAASQSLPTTTHLLCLWHINKCVLAKCKEYVGTDDFAQEVMDKWAELVDAPTVPEFEAHWIELFNMCKHKHKLKFATYCSTTWLVHKQKFAKAWTNHVMHFGTTTSNRAEGAHASLKLMLRNSKGDLATSWDASHSLTTNRHTEIVASFERSMNKIDHLFKTPFYTNIRGFVSIKCLKLIDAELTRMRASGGRCDCLLRETHGLPCGCQLADYERIPYEAIHPFWKSLSWEHVPVVDTGSSDICGLNHGEMHPEVEALTRYFHSLDTGGQSMVRRKLQAIYCPERSTLCTPELRIKSNRTPKLKESKQPKGRAIGSLTRDPSAFELTDKKIKEEKKSSQPAKRKKRVKKSDTSHFMCNFPAFLHPYIGTITDVEDDGNCGYRSIAALMGHSAGQDGWPWVRATLIQELETNVLMYNRMWGTDVVNALHNRLTLPIGDPATPDKWFQLPEMGYLVATKYQLVLVSLSSMGCNTYFPLIGAGPRDEHSVIAIGHVINHWVQLQLTAGHPMPTIAPQWDWHADLASKYWRNLYRPRLDMYDAQFHAWLGAFSGHADYVDITTD; from the exons atgtctctcatttgtatcatactgatcaggtactcattgcacaaatttttgcatgctttgtttgctttgtttatgccttgttttatgccttatgccttgtttatcctgaaacagcgtttccctttgaaagatgatcttatgaaatgggttcgcgacatttctatggcaaataattttgttttggtgacaacaaagtctgatagtggtgcgaagggaagaaaagaatatgtcattctggggtgtgagaagcatggtgcgtatattccctacagagaaccggatcttgttgaaggaacgtcaacacaaaagacaggttgtccttttaggctaaaaggacgacgtacgaaagatgataaaggttggtggttgaaggtgatggacggtagacacatccatctcgcagctgagtcactagttggccacaattacgctggtagactgaatagtgaggcgaaggaggacgtgataaatcaggctaagacttgggttccacctagaaagatgttggcgtccttgaaggaaaaagatccttcaaacttgactaccatccaacaaatttatggtgtttgcaagcggttcagacaatccgttcgtgggtcactgacagagatacaatacttgttgaagaagttggacggtgagaagtatgttcacttcgaacgaaatgaacccggatcggaagtgattagagatatattttgggctcatccgaatgccgtcaaacttttcaacacattcccatatgtagtgatcatggattgcacatacaagaccagcaaatacaaactacccttgctcgagattgttggcctgacctccacggataaaacatactcaatagcattctgttacattggcagtgagaccacagaggactacatttgggcattggagtgtatgaagtctctgatTTCCGACCAATCCAGGTTGCCTAGAGTGATTGTGACGGACAGAGATCTTgctttattgagtgctgcttcacaaagccttcccaccaccacccatttactatgcttgtggcacatcaacaagtgtgttttggcaaagtgcaaagagtatgttggcacggatgattttgctcaagaggttatggacaagtgggccgaattggtagatgctccaacagttccagaatttgaagctcattggattgaattgtttaacatgtgcaagcataaacacaagttgaaatttgccacttattgttctactacatggttggtccacaagcagaaatttgccaaggcatggacaaatcatgtgatgcattttggaacaacaacaagtaacag ggctgaaggtgcacatgccagcttgaagttgatgttgcggaacagtaagggtgacctggccacatcatgggatgcgtcgcatagtttgaccaccaatcgccacactgagatagtagcatcgtttgagcgcagtatgaataaaattgatcaccttttcaagacccctttctacacaaatattagGGGATTTGTGTCAATCAAATGCCTGAAACTCATTGATGCTGAACTGACAAGAATGCGAGCCTCCGGTGGCAGATGCGATTGcttattgagagagactcatggactaccttgcggttgtcaacttgcag attatgagaggattccgtacgaggccattcatccattctggaagagcctaagttgggagcatgtacctgttgtagatactggcagctcagatatttgcggactaaaccatggagagatgcacccagaagttgaggcactgacacgttatttccattctttggatactggagggcagagtatggtaaggaggaagcttcaagcgatatattgtcctgaaaggagtacactatgtactcctgagcttcggataaagtccaaccgcactcctaagttgaaggagagcaaacaacccaagggtcgagcaataggatccttgactcgtgatccttcagcgtttgaacttactgacaagaagattaaagaggaaaagaagtcttcacaaccagcaaagaggaagaagcgtgtgaagaagtctgatacaagccatttcatgtgtaactttccagcctttctccatccatatattggcacaattacagatgttgaggatgatggtaactgtggctatagatccATTGCTGCATTAATGGGGCATTCCGCCGGTCAGGACGGTTGGCCTTGGGTTAGGGCTACATTGATACAAGAACTTGAGACCAATGTGTTAATGTATAATAGGATGTGGGGCACAGATGTTGTTAATGCCTTACATAATCGTCTCACTCTTCCTATTGGTGACCCGGCCACCCCTGACAAATGGTttcaactgccagagatgggataccttgttgcCACAAAGTACCAATTGGTTCTCGTATCCTTATCCTCTATGGGTTGTAACACATACTTTCCACTGATAGGAGCCGGCCCACGAGATGAGCATTCTGTTATAGCTATTGGACATGTGATAAATCACTGGGTACAG CTCCAATTAACTGctggacatcctatgccgaCTATTGCTCCCCAGTGGGATTGGCACGCTGATCTTGCCTCCAAATACTGGAGGAACCTATATCGTCCACGTTTAGACATGTATGATGCACAATTCCATGCTTGGCTTGGTGCTTTTAGTGGTCATGCGGACTATGTGGACATCACCACAGATTGA
- the LOC130739597 gene encoding transcription factor bHLH30-like codes for MKKEEDQGQCSSQAINNNIQSYHQEQLLFQQQMQQQQNFDNIFGGGRGLNMFPEVPWSMNPVHSFNPVRDHEPSSFIVPPPPSPYAGFFNRRVPSLQFAYEGPSSDHHLRIISDALVGPMVQTGSVPYGLQAELGKMTAQEIMEAKALAASKSHSEAERRRRERINNHLAKLRSLLPNTTKTDKASLLAEVIQHVKELKRQTSLIAETSPVPTEADELTVDAADEDGRFVIKASLCCEDRSDLLPDLIKALKALRLRTLRAEISTLGGRVKNVLFITGDDQDSSGEDQSQQQYCISSIQEALKAVMEKNGGGGDESASGNVKRQRTNINIIEQRSL; via the exons ATGAAAAAGGAAGAAGATCAAGGGCAGTGTTCTTCTCAAGCAATCAACAATAACATTCAAAGCTATCATCAAGAGCAGCTACTCTTTCAGCAACAGATGCAGCAACAGCAAAACTTTGATAACATCTTTGGAGGTGGAAGAGGTTTAAATATGTTCCCAGAAGTTCCATGGTCCATGAACCCggttcattctttcaacccggTTCGGGACCATGAACCTTCATCATTTATTGTCCCTCCACCACCTTCACCTTATGCTGGTTTCTTCAACAGAAGGGTTCCATCCCTTCAGTTTGCATATGAGGGTCCCTCTTCTGACCATCATCTAAGGATCATATCTGATGCACTGGTTGGACCCATGGTTCAAACCGGTTCAGTTCCCTACGGGCTCCAAGCTGAGCTGGGGAAGATGACTGCTCAGGAAATCATGGAGGCTAAGGCTCTTGCAGCTTCCAAGAGCCACAGTGAGGCTGAAAGGAGGCGCAGAGAGAGAATCAACAACCATCTTGCTAAGTTGAGAAGCTTGTTGCCAAACACAACCAAA ACAGATAAGGCTTCGTTGTTAGCAGAAGTGATCCAACATGTAAAGGAGCTGAAGCGACAAACTTCATTAATAGCAGAAACAAGTCCAGTGCCAACAGAAGCTGATGAGCTAACAGTGGATGCAGCTGATGAGGATGGAAGGTTTGTGATAAAAGCCTCACTGTGCTGTGAAGACAGGTCAGATCTCCTACCAGACCTCATCAAGGCACTGAAAGCATTGAGGCTAAGAACCCTCAGAGCCGAGATCTCAACGCTCGGCGGGCGTGTGAAAAACGTGCTCTTCATCACCGGGGATGATCAGGATTCAAGTGGTGAAGATCAAAGCCAACAACAGTATTGTATTAGCTCGATACAAGAAGCACTTAAGGCGGTGATGGAGaagaatggtggtggtggggatGAATCAGCTTCTGGGAATGTTAAGCGCCAAAGGACTAACATCAATATCATTGAACAAAGGTCTTTATGA